The region CGCTCATCGGTCAGCTCTCCTGCTTTTTGGGTTCACTGGGCACCGCGCCGTCTCGGGGTTGCTCGCGCTCGGCCACACCGTTCAGGTTGTCGAAGAAGGTAAATCCCTTGTCCGCCGTGATGACCTGTCCGCCCATGGCGTCGAGCAGCCCGCTCCCGAGCGCGAGCACGACGTTCGCGAGCTCTTCGGGCGTGGTGTAGCAGTCCGCGAACCCCATGCGCTCGATGAAGTCGTTGAATTCGACGCCGAAGGTCGCGTCGAACGACTGGGTGCGGACCATGCGGCTGCGGACCACGTTGACCCGGGTGCCGTGCTCCCGCAGCCGGTACTGCAGGTACCGACACATGGTCTCGAGCACGGCCTTGGAGCAGGCCACAAAATCGTAGTTGCTGAAGTAGTGGTCCGGCCCGTCACTCGAGAGGCCGATCACGTAGGCCGGCCAGCGCCCCCAGCGACGGTGGATCTCCTCTGTATAGGCCCACATCGGCCACGCGGTGTACTCGAGGCTGCGGAAGAGGTCCCGCTTCTTCCAGTCCGCGAGGGACTCCACGCGCTTCGCGAAGGCGACGTTGGCGACGAGCACATCG is a window of Deltaproteobacteria bacterium DNA encoding:
- a CDS encoding SDR family oxidoreductase gives rise to the protein MTLDLSSRVVLVTGGTLGIGLATGLAYGRCGAHVVLTHRWGSADEDQVRGEFAATGAREPLICQADASNDEDTVALMQQIATRHDRVDVLVANVAFAKRVESLADWKKRDLFRSLEYTAWPMWAYTEEIHRRWGRWPAYVIGLSSDGPDHYFSNYDFVACSKAVLETMCRYLQYRLREHGTRVNVVRSRMVRTQSFDATFGVEFNDFIERMGFADCYTTPEELANVVLALGSGLLDAMGGQVITADKGFTFFDNLNGVAEREQPRDGAVPSEPKKQES